In Nonlabens agnitus, the DNA window ATAATGATCCAACTAATGCCAATCAGCAATTTTTTATCATAGACCCTAGCAAATTAGGACCATCAGGCCAGATCATTCCTAATGGTAACTATGCTATCCTTAACGAGAATCTTAATCAAACGGTCACAGCTCCTAATTCTCCAGATTTTGATGCATTCATGACTGATCCAGACGCATCAGACGATGCACAAATATGGACTTTTACTCATCAAGGTAATGATGAATATCAAATTCAAAACGTTGCAACTGGTAATTATCTGGGAATGAAAGACAATTGGTGTGGTCAATTTGGAGATGTGCGTGCTTCTTTTAGCGCGAGTGATAACAATATCGATTTCAAACTTGTGCAGTCAGATGCAGCAGGTGCGTACAACTTTCAAGTGGCTCACACGAGCTGTGGTTTTGGTTCGGTAAACAGTCCTATTCGTGCTTGGGATGTAGAAAATGGTGTAGCTGGTGGTCAAATTCAAACGTTTGACAGTGCTTCAGATAATGTCAATCAACAGTTTAAAACAGTAGAACCATCTACTTTGAATACTCCAGAAATAAAAGTGACAACGGCATCTGTGTTCTATAACCTTGAAACTGGATTGAATATCAATTTTAATAAAACATTGAACAGCCCCAAGGTGCAGATTTTTGATCTTCAAGGTAGAATGACGAACAGTTTTGATTCTTCAAGTATTTCTCAAAATACCGTGTTGGATGTAAGTAATCTAAAGACAGGACTTTTTCTAGTTCGTATTTTGAATAGCGATGAATCTGTTCAAGTGACAAAAATTGTTGTAGAATAAATCAATTAGCCTTTTAAATTTATTTTTTCTAAATGATGCCAGTCCTTAATTGTTGTGATAGGACTGGCTTTGTTTTAAATACCAGAGTAAATCATTCTCACAAAACGCATAAATTACGAAGACATGACTTCCATTTTTACCAACTTAGTTAACGGAACCAGAATTAAGATTGAAGCTGCATTAATTTTATGTGTTTCCCTTATTGTAATATTTAAAGTTTCTACTGCTCAAACAGCTACTGTATGGCTTACTACAGGTGATCAAAGCGCCCTATTACAGGAACAAGAATCGGTATCATTCAAACCTGGAGCAATTACTGGGCAATATGTCATCAATGTTGATGATTCTAAAACTTTTCAAACAATTGACGGCTTAGGTTTTGCCTTAACACAAGGCAGCGCTCAAGTTTTAAATAGTTTAAAACCAGCAATCAAGGAAAGTTTGCTCAAAGATTTATTTGATCAGAAGGATGGTAACGCAATTTCCATTTTGAGGATTAGTATTGGTGCTTCAGACTTGAGTAATTCCGTTTACTCTTACAATGAAACCGATGGTGATTTTGATATGAGCGAATTCAGCTTGCAAGGTCCCGATTCTATTTATGTACTTCCATTGCTGAAGGAAATCCTACAAATCAATCCAGATATCAAAATAATGGCGACACCATGGACACCACCTACATGGATGAAAAGCAACAACACATGGATAGGAGGTAGTTTGAAACCTAGCCATTATCAGGCATATGCAAACTATTTTTTAAAGTATCTCCAAGCAATGGACAAGGAAAGTATAAAAATATGGGCCATAACACCTCAAAACGAACCAGAACACCCAGGTAATGAACCTAGTATGCTTATGAGCTCTGCAGAGCAAATAAAGTTTATCAACGATCATTTAGGACCAACTCTAGCAAATTCAGAATATTCTCCAAAAATTATAGCCTTTGATCATAATTGCGATAATACAGCATATCCTATTGATGTGTTGAATAATTCTCAATATGTGGATGGTGCAGCTTTTCATCTCTATGCTGGTGATATTTCAGCAATGGGTACCGTATATGATCAA includes these proteins:
- a CDS encoding RICIN domain-containing protein — protein: MKKITSLKLIMASLLFGVYASGFSQVIEDGTYAIFSSVNNEAVTAPNQPDFDAQMTSPSDTDPIQQWVFTHQGDDVYQIQNVGTGNYLGIKDNWCGQFGDVQAKFASTDTNINFKLIPGQLPGSYLFTVAFTDCGFGSTNSPVRAFDIESGAAGGQLQTFDNDPTNANQQFFIIDPSKLGPSGQIIPNGNYAILNENLNQTVTAPNSPDFDAFMTDPDASDDAQIWTFTHQGNDEYQIQNVATGNYLGMKDNWCGQFGDVRASFSASDNNIDFKLVQSDAAGAYNFQVAHTSCGFGSVNSPIRAWDVENGVAGGQIQTFDSASDNVNQQFKTVEPSTLNTPEIKVTTASVFYNLETGLNINFNKTLNSPKVQIFDLQGRMTNSFDSSSISQNTVLDVSNLKTGLFLVRILNSDESVQVTKIVVE
- a CDS encoding glycoside hydrolase family 30 protein → MTSIFTNLVNGTRIKIEAALILCVSLIVIFKVSTAQTATVWLTTGDQSALLQEQESVSFKPGAITGQYVINVDDSKTFQTIDGLGFALTQGSAQVLNSLKPAIKESLLKDLFDQKDGNAISILRISIGASDLSNSVYSYNETDGDFDMSEFSLQGPDSIYVLPLLKEILQINPDIKIMATPWTPPTWMKSNNTWIGGSLKPSHYQAYANYFLKYLQAMDKESIKIWAITPQNEPEHPGNEPSMLMSSAEQIKFINDHLGPTLANSEYSPKIIAFDHNCDNTAYPIDVLNNSQYVDGAAFHLYAGDISAMGTVYDQTGKNVYFTEQYTSSNSNFDQDFGWHLENVVVGSLRNHSKAVIEWNLATDAAYGPHTTGGCDQCLGAVTIENETDFTKNVSYYVISQLSKFINPGAYRIASTQNDTIVNVALKNLDGKIIILAYNKSDTLKPIQINWEGKTVSYDLPGRSAVTLLWH